The following coding sequences are from one Streptomyces sp. NBC_01232 window:
- a CDS encoding carbohydrate ABC transporter permease, with translation MRALRAGRLTYVVLALFTAGSLFPLVWTAIAASRNSTRLAQTPPPFWFGGNLGRNLRVAWTDANMGEALLNTVIVAGTVAAGTVFFSTLAGFAFAKLRFRGSRPLLALVIGTMLIPPQLSVVPLYMLIAKLSWTDRLQAVILPTLVGAFGVFFMRQYLVHALPMELIEAARTDGASSLRVLWHVVFPAARPAMAVLGMLTFVMAWNDFFWPIVALTQNGSPTVQVALTGLGRGYIPDQSVIMAGALLGTLPLLAVFLVFGRQIVGGIMQGAVKG, from the coding sequence ATGAGAGCACTGCGCGCGGGCCGGCTCACGTACGTGGTGCTCGCCCTGTTCACGGCCGGCTCGCTCTTCCCGCTCGTGTGGACGGCGATCGCGGCCTCCCGGAACAGTACGCGGCTGGCCCAGACCCCGCCGCCGTTCTGGTTCGGCGGGAACCTGGGGCGCAATCTCCGGGTCGCGTGGACCGACGCCAACATGGGGGAGGCCCTGCTGAACACGGTGATCGTGGCGGGCACGGTCGCCGCGGGCACCGTGTTCTTCTCCACGCTCGCCGGATTCGCCTTCGCCAAACTCCGCTTCCGCGGCAGCCGGCCGCTGCTGGCGCTGGTGATCGGGACGATGCTGATCCCGCCGCAGCTGAGCGTGGTGCCGCTCTACATGCTGATCGCGAAGCTGTCGTGGACCGACCGGCTCCAGGCGGTGATCCTGCCGACGCTGGTGGGCGCGTTCGGGGTGTTCTTCATGCGCCAGTACCTGGTGCACGCGCTGCCGATGGAGCTGATCGAGGCGGCGCGTACGGACGGGGCGAGTTCGCTGCGGGTCCTGTGGCACGTGGTGTTCCCGGCGGCCCGGCCCGCCATGGCGGTGCTGGGGATGCTGACCTTCGTCATGGCCTGGAACGACTTCTTCTGGCCGATCGTCGCGCTGACCCAGAACGGCAGCCCGACGGTGCAGGTGGCCCTGACCGGGCTGGGCCGGGGCTACATCCCCGACCAGTCGGTGATCATGGCGGGCGCGCTGCTGGGCACGCTCCCGCTCTTGGCTGTGTTCCTCGTCTTCGGCCGCCAGATCGTCGGCGGCATCATGCAAGGAGCGGTGAAGGGATGA
- a CDS encoding MFS transporter gives MTLPVSAPPRPPAGFRAVLALGGTALPLYAFLARLPAALCPIGTLLLINARDGIGDAGTVAAALWLGQALGGPVIGRLADRRGHRPVLLLACGANAAVLCALVAAVLGGLPLTARIALAVAAGLTVPQVGPLARARWARLAGADRKLLGSALSFDTTLDEVGFMVGPALAGILAVTVHPASALVLAAALILVFGTLFAVHPTAPGPVAPAPGARAGVRLWSPGLVLLCVLAVLQGAAWSGANTGVNALAESLGEAGAAGLVWAAMAVTSSVAGFVTVARPGSADLTVRLRWTIAAQAVLTLPLLVVSGLWGAALAVAGIGLAVAPHLIALFGLVERTGPAERMGEAMTVAGSGLILGQALAAAASGPLADAYGHRAAFAVSCAAVTASAVLAMATARTTAYGKGR, from the coding sequence GTGACCCTGCCCGTTTCCGCGCCCCCGCGCCCGCCCGCCGGTTTCCGCGCCGTGCTCGCACTCGGCGGTACCGCGCTGCCCCTCTACGCGTTCCTCGCCCGGCTCCCCGCCGCTCTGTGCCCCATCGGAACGCTCCTGCTCATCAACGCCCGCGACGGCATCGGCGACGCCGGCACGGTGGCCGCCGCGCTCTGGCTCGGCCAGGCCCTCGGCGGCCCCGTCATCGGCCGGCTCGCCGACCGGCGCGGCCACCGCCCGGTGCTGCTCCTCGCCTGCGGTGCGAACGCCGCCGTGCTGTGCGCCCTCGTCGCGGCCGTCCTCGGCGGTCTGCCGCTGACCGCCCGCATCGCGCTCGCCGTCGCGGCCGGCCTCACCGTCCCGCAGGTCGGCCCGCTGGCCAGGGCCCGTTGGGCGCGGCTGGCCGGCGCGGACCGCAAGCTGCTCGGCTCGGCCCTGTCCTTCGACACCACCCTGGACGAGGTCGGGTTCATGGTCGGCCCCGCACTGGCCGGCATCCTGGCCGTCACCGTGCACCCGGCCTCGGCGCTCGTCCTCGCCGCCGCGCTCATCCTGGTGTTCGGCACCCTCTTCGCGGTGCATCCGACCGCTCCGGGCCCGGTCGCCCCGGCCCCGGGCGCACGGGCCGGCGTACGGCTGTGGTCGCCCGGGCTGGTCCTGCTGTGCGTACTGGCCGTCCTGCAGGGGGCCGCGTGGAGCGGGGCCAACACGGGGGTCAACGCGCTCGCCGAATCCCTCGGCGAGGCGGGCGCGGCCGGGCTGGTGTGGGCCGCCATGGCCGTGACCAGCTCGGTCGCCGGCTTCGTCACGGTCGCCCGGCCCGGGTCGGCGGACCTGACCGTACGGCTGCGGTGGACGATCGCCGCCCAGGCCGTCCTCACCCTGCCGCTGCTGGTGGTCTCCGGGCTCTGGGGGGCCGCCCTCGCCGTCGCGGGGATCGGACTGGCCGTGGCCCCGCACCTGATCGCGCTGTTCGGGCTGGTGGAGAGGACCGGGCCGGCCGAGCGGATGGGCGAGGCCATGACGGTGGCCGGCAGTGGCCTGATCCTCGGTCAGGCGCTGGCGGCGGCCGCCTCCGGACCACTGGCGGACGCCTACGGACACCGGGCGGCGTTCGCCGTTTCGTGCGCGGCGGTCACCGCCTCCGCCGTGCTGGCGATGGCCACGGCGAGGACGACGGCGTACGGGAAGGGCCGCTAG
- the orn gene encoding oligoribonuclease produces the protein MNDRMVWIDCEMTGLSLTDDALIEVAALVTDSELNVLGEGVDIVIRPPDAALETMPDVVREMHTASGLLDELAGGTTLADAEAQVLAYVREHVKEPRKAPLCGNSVGTDRGFLLRDMAALESYLHYRIVDVSSVKELARRWYPRAYFNSPPKNGNHRALADIKDSITELRYYREAVFVPQPGPDSDTARSIAAKHVVPGA, from the coding sequence ATGAACGATCGCATGGTGTGGATCGACTGCGAGATGACCGGGCTCTCGTTGACGGACGACGCACTTATCGAGGTGGCCGCACTGGTCACCGACTCGGAGCTCAACGTGCTCGGCGAAGGCGTGGACATCGTGATCCGCCCGCCGGACGCCGCCCTGGAGACCATGCCCGACGTGGTGCGCGAGATGCACACCGCCTCCGGCCTGCTCGACGAACTGGCCGGGGGGACCACTCTCGCGGACGCCGAGGCACAGGTCCTGGCCTACGTGCGGGAGCACGTGAAGGAACCCCGCAAGGCGCCGCTCTGCGGGAACTCGGTCGGCACCGACCGCGGCTTCCTGCTGCGCGACATGGCCGCGCTCGAGAGCTACCTCCACTACCGGATCGTGGACGTCTCCTCGGTCAAGGAGCTGGCGCGCCGCTGGTACCCGCGGGCGTACTTCAACAGCCCGCCGAAGAACGGCAACCACCGGGCGCTGGCGGACATCAAGGACTCCATCACCGAGCTGCGCTACTACCGGGAAGCGGTCTTCGTGCCGCAGCCCGGGCCCGACTCGGACACGGCCCGGAGCATCGCCGCCAAGCACGTCGTGCCGGGCGCGTAG
- a CDS encoding SDR family oxidoreductase: MIVVTGATGNVGRELIRILAAGGDAVTAVSRRPGLLPEGIRHHLGDLAEPQSIAPALHGAGALFLLVAGEDPQSILERAAATGIRRVVLLSSQGAGTRPEVYAHPARFEDAVRRSGLEWTVLRSGGLGSNAYAWAESIRTTRTAAAPFADVGLPVVDPADVAEVAAAVLREPGHAGRTYELTGPAPVTPRERAGAIGAALGEPVRFVEQTREEARAQMLAFMPEPVVEGTLGILGEPLPAEREPSPAVRQILGRAPRPFADWAARSAPAFR; the protein is encoded by the coding sequence GTGATCGTAGTGACGGGTGCGACCGGGAACGTGGGACGGGAACTTATCCGGATCCTCGCCGCCGGCGGTGACGCGGTCACCGCCGTCTCCCGGCGGCCGGGGCTGCTGCCCGAAGGGATCCGCCACCACCTCGGCGACCTCGCCGAGCCGCAGAGCATCGCCCCCGCGCTGCACGGGGCCGGCGCACTGTTCCTGCTCGTCGCCGGAGAGGACCCGCAGAGCATCCTCGAACGCGCGGCCGCCACCGGGATCCGCCGGGTCGTCCTGCTCTCCTCCCAGGGCGCCGGAACCCGCCCGGAGGTCTACGCCCACCCCGCGCGGTTCGAGGACGCCGTCCGCCGCAGCGGCCTGGAGTGGACGGTCCTGCGCTCCGGCGGCCTCGGCTCCAACGCCTACGCCTGGGCCGAGAGCATCCGTACGACGCGCACGGCCGCCGCACCCTTCGCGGACGTCGGGCTCCCGGTCGTCGATCCGGCGGACGTCGCCGAAGTGGCGGCCGCCGTTCTGCGGGAGCCGGGCCACGCGGGCCGGACCTACGAGCTCACCGGGCCCGCCCCGGTCACCCCGAGGGAGCGCGCCGGGGCGATCGGCGCCGCCCTGGGCGAGCCCGTCCGCTTCGTCGAACAGACCCGGGAGGAGGCCCGCGCCCAGATGCTGGCCTTCATGCCCGAGCCGGTCGTGGAGGGCACGCTCGGGATCCTCGGCGAACCCCTGCCTGCCGAAAGGGAACCGAGCCCGGCCGTGCGGCAGATCCTCGGCCGGGCGCCCCGCCCCTTCGCGGACTGGGCGGCCCGCTCGGCCCCGGCCTTCCGCTGA
- a CDS encoding LacI family DNA-binding transcriptional regulator: MNGHGRSGGRPTLEEVAARAGVGRGTVSRVINGSSKVSEHTRVAVEAAVAELGYVPNRAARALAANRTDAIALVIPEPEERFFAEPYFSEVVRGVGAALAETEVQLVLTLAGSDRERRRLAQYLSGHRVDGVLLVSVHAGDPLPELLAELGIPTVVSGRRSAAETLPSVDSDNLAGAAEAVRHLLGRGRRTIATITGPLDVYGAQCRLDGYRQALAGAGHPVDEPLIAVGDFTEEGGRRAMRELLARRPALDAVFAASDVMAAGARRELRAAGRRIPRDVALVGFDDSVVARHMDPPLTSVRQPIEEMGRTMTRMLLGRIAGETGEAAAVLPNRLVVRESS; the protein is encoded by the coding sequence ATGAACGGGCATGGGCGCAGTGGGGGACGACCGACCCTGGAGGAGGTCGCGGCGCGCGCCGGCGTCGGGCGCGGCACGGTCTCCCGGGTGATCAATGGATCCTCCAAGGTCAGCGAGCACACCAGGGTCGCCGTCGAGGCGGCCGTGGCCGAGCTGGGGTACGTACCGAACCGCGCCGCGCGCGCCCTCGCGGCCAACCGCACCGACGCCATCGCCCTCGTGATCCCCGAACCCGAGGAGCGGTTCTTCGCCGAGCCCTACTTCTCCGAAGTGGTCCGCGGGGTCGGCGCTGCCCTCGCCGAGACCGAGGTCCAGCTCGTCCTCACCCTGGCGGGCAGCGACCGCGAGCGCCGCCGCCTCGCCCAGTACCTGTCCGGGCACCGCGTCGACGGCGTGCTGCTGGTGTCCGTGCACGCCGGGGACCCGCTGCCCGAGCTGCTCGCCGAGCTCGGCATCCCGACGGTGGTCAGCGGTCGCCGCTCCGCCGCCGAGACCCTGCCCAGTGTGGACTCCGACAACCTGGCGGGCGCGGCCGAGGCCGTACGCCACCTCCTCGGCCGGGGCCGCCGCACGATCGCCACGATCACCGGGCCGCTGGACGTGTACGGGGCCCAGTGCCGGCTCGACGGCTACCGGCAGGCCCTGGCCGGCGCCGGACACCCCGTCGACGAGCCGCTGATCGCGGTCGGGGACTTCACTGAGGAGGGCGGCCGGCGGGCGATGCGCGAACTGCTGGCCCGCCGCCCCGCGCTCGACGCGGTCTTCGCCGCTTCCGACGTCATGGCGGCGGGCGCCCGGCGGGAGCTGCGCGCGGCCGGCCGCCGGATTCCGCGGGACGTGGCGCTGGTCGGCTTCGACGACTCGGTGGTGGCCCGGCACATGGACCCGCCGCTGACCAGCGTCCGCCAGCCGATCGAGGAGATGGGCCGGACCATGACGAGGATGCTGCTGGGGAGGATCGCGGGGGAGACGGGCGAGGCGGCCGCCGTGCTGCCGAACCGGCTGGTGGTCCGGGAGTCGTCCTGA
- a CDS encoding GH1 family beta-glucosidase, with protein sequence MTRIPTNTNTNATADPVVDPVADPVADTVADTNAVPDTDTGARELRFPDGFLWGTATAAFQIEGAAALRGPSIWDTFCRTPGKVHAGDTGDVAADHHRLWREDVRLMASLGLGAYRFSVSWPRVLAGGIGFYDALVDELLSYGIKPCVTLYHWDLPQELETAGGWPERETAYAFARYAEQVAGALADRVELWTTLNEPWCSAFLGYASGVHAPGRTSPADSLRAAHHLNLAHGLAAAALPAGTRAGIALNPSAVRPLTGSAANLDAARRIDALANRVFTGPLLHGAYPQDLFEDTAAVTDWSFVRHGDEALIHQPLDFLGVNYYTPAVVSAAPDGNGPRADGHGAAAHSPWPAADTVAFHQPPGERTDMGWSVDPTGLHDLLMRFTREAPGLPLMITENGAAYATGLHDPERIGYLEGHLAAVHRALADGAPVEGYFLWSLMDNFEWSYGYGKRFGIVHVDYETQVRTPRSSAHWYARLARKGGFLTYGDEVL encoded by the coding sequence ATGACACGAATCCCGACGAACACGAACACGAACGCGACGGCGGACCCGGTCGTGGACCCGGTCGCGGACCCGGTCGCGGACACGGTCGCGGACACGAACGCCGTCCCGGACACGGACACCGGAGCGCGGGAACTCCGGTTCCCCGACGGGTTCCTGTGGGGCACGGCCACGGCGGCCTTCCAGATCGAGGGCGCCGCCGCCCTGCGCGGCCCGTCCATCTGGGACACCTTCTGCCGTACTCCGGGCAAGGTGCACGCCGGCGACACGGGCGACGTGGCCGCCGACCACCACCGGCTGTGGCGGGAGGACGTCCGCCTGATGGCCTCGCTCGGGCTGGGCGCCTACCGGTTCTCGGTGTCCTGGCCGAGGGTGCTCGCCGGCGGGATCGGCTTCTACGACGCGCTGGTCGACGAGCTGCTCTCGTACGGGATCAAGCCCTGCGTGACCCTCTACCACTGGGACCTGCCGCAGGAGCTGGAGACCGCGGGCGGCTGGCCCGAGCGGGAGACGGCGTACGCCTTCGCCCGGTACGCCGAACAGGTCGCGGGGGCGCTGGCCGACCGGGTGGAGCTCTGGACCACCCTCAACGAGCCCTGGTGCAGCGCCTTCCTCGGCTATGCCTCGGGGGTGCACGCCCCCGGCCGCACCTCCCCCGCCGACTCCCTGCGCGCCGCCCACCACCTCAACCTGGCCCACGGGCTGGCCGCGGCGGCCCTGCCCGCCGGGACCAGGGCGGGCATCGCCCTCAACCCCAGCGCGGTACGGCCGCTGACCGGCTCGGCGGCGAACCTGGACGCGGCCCGCCGGATCGACGCCCTGGCCAACCGGGTGTTCACCGGACCGCTGCTGCACGGGGCCTACCCGCAGGACCTGTTCGAGGACACCGCCGCGGTGACGGACTGGTCGTTCGTCCGCCATGGCGACGAGGCGCTGATCCACCAGCCGCTGGACTTCCTCGGGGTGAACTACTACACCCCGGCGGTGGTCTCGGCCGCCCCCGACGGCAACGGCCCGCGCGCCGACGGGCACGGGGCCGCGGCGCACTCCCCCTGGCCGGCCGCGGACACCGTCGCCTTCCACCAACCCCCCGGCGAGCGGACCGACATGGGCTGGTCGGTCGACCCGACCGGCCTGCACGATCTGCTGATGCGCTTCACCCGCGAGGCGCCCGGACTGCCACTGATGATCACCGAGAACGGCGCGGCGTACGCCACCGGTCTGCACGACCCGGAGCGCATCGGCTACCTGGAGGGCCACCTCGCGGCCGTGCACCGCGCCCTGGCGGACGGCGCCCCGGTCGAGGGCTACTTCCTCTGGTCGCTGATGGACAACTTCGAGTGGTCCTACGGCTACGGCAAGCGCTTCGGCATCGTGCACGTCGACTACGAGACCCAGGTCCGCACCCCGCGTTCCAGCGCCCACTGGTACGCCCGCCTGGCCCGGAAGGGAGGCTTCCTCACCTACGGGGACGAGGTGCTCTAG
- a CDS encoding helix-turn-helix domain-containing protein → MSQDSTAVVTDAGRKLAGRRRREIVAVLLFSGGPIFESSIPLSVFGIDRQDAGVPRYRLLVCAGEDGPLRTTGGLELTAPYGLEAIARAGTVVVPAWRSITSPPPPEALDALRLAHEEGARIVGLCTGAFVLAAAGLLDGRPATTHWMYAPTLAKRYPSVHVDPRELFVDDGDVLTSAGTAAGIDLCLHIVRTDHGSEAAGALARRLVVPPRRTGGQERYLDRSLPEEIGADPLAEVVAWALEHLHEQFDVETLAARAYMSRRTFDRRFRSLTGSAPLQWLITQRVLQAQRLLETSDYSVDEVAGRCGFRSPVALRGHFRRQLGSSPAAYRSAYRARRPQAEVAQVAEINAGPVPHQRTPQPHRAAAALAAAGPTVTELYAPGRALREHA, encoded by the coding sequence ATGAGCCAGGATTCCACCGCCGTCGTCACAGACGCCGGCCGGAAGCTCGCGGGGCGTCGCCGCAGGGAGATCGTCGCGGTGCTGCTCTTCAGCGGCGGACCGATCTTCGAGAGCTCCATTCCACTTTCCGTGTTCGGCATTGACCGGCAGGACGCGGGAGTTCCACGCTATCGATTGCTCGTGTGCGCCGGTGAGGACGGTCCGCTCAGGACCACCGGCGGGCTCGAACTGACCGCGCCATACGGGTTGGAGGCGATCGCCCGGGCAGGGACGGTCGTCGTTCCCGCCTGGCGCTCCATCACTTCACCACCGCCACCGGAGGCGCTCGACGCACTGCGTCTGGCGCACGAGGAGGGGGCCCGGATCGTCGGACTGTGCACGGGAGCCTTCGTGCTCGCCGCCGCCGGTCTGCTGGACGGCCGGCCCGCGACGACGCACTGGATGTACGCGCCGACGCTGGCCAAGCGGTACCCGTCCGTCCATGTCGATCCGCGCGAACTGTTCGTCGACGACGGCGACGTGCTCACGTCCGCCGGCACGGCGGCCGGAATCGATCTGTGCCTGCACATCGTGCGCACGGACCACGGCAGCGAGGCGGCCGGGGCCCTGGCCCGCAGGCTCGTCGTGCCGCCGCGCCGGACGGGCGGCCAGGAACGCTATCTCGACCGGTCGCTGCCGGAGGAGATCGGCGCCGACCCGCTGGCCGAAGTCGTCGCCTGGGCACTGGAACACCTCCACGAGCAGTTCGACGTGGAGACCCTCGCCGCCCGCGCCTACATGAGCAGGCGCACCTTCGACCGGCGGTTCCGCTCGCTCACCGGCAGCGCTCCGCTGCAGTGGCTGATCACCCAGCGGGTGCTCCAGGCACAGCGGCTGCTGGAGACCTCCGACTACTCGGTCGACGAGGTCGCCGGACGCTGCGGGTTCCGTTCGCCGGTCGCCCTGCGGGGTCACTTCCGGCGGCAGCTGGGGTCCTCCCCGGCCGCCTACCGCTCCGCCTACCGGGCACGGCGGCCGCAGGCCGAGGTGGCACAGGTGGCCGAGATCAACGCGGGTCCGGTTCCGCACCAGCGCACTCCGCAGCCCCACCGGGCGGCGGCGGCCCTGGCCGCGGCGGGTCCCACGGTGACGGAGCTCTACGCCCCGGGCCGGGCGCTGCGGGAACACGCGTAG
- a CDS encoding universal stress protein, with translation MAGHEFSEPADRKRKRVVDPASAADLRAVEQTRVHCDPAFRHGVVVGFDGSTSSERALAYAIGMARRSGSGLIIVHVANRLPTTVWAGCEPPVFVDVPDHRTEVLGLELACADYLAEVPWILVERGGDICHELEEVGREYSADAIVVGSTHGIVGRIFGSVAGRLAKRAQRPVVVIP, from the coding sequence ATGGCCGGTCACGAATTCTCCGAACCCGCGGACCGCAAGCGCAAACGCGTCGTCGACCCCGCGTCGGCCGCCGATCTGCGCGCGGTGGAACAGACACGCGTGCACTGCGATCCGGCCTTCCGGCACGGCGTCGTTGTGGGATTCGACGGATCCACCTCCAGCGAGCGCGCGCTCGCCTATGCGATCGGCATGGCCCGTCGCTCAGGATCAGGTCTGATCATCGTCCATGTCGCCAACCGGCTGCCCACCACGGTGTGGGCCGGCTGCGAGCCGCCCGTCTTCGTCGACGTGCCGGACCACCGCACCGAGGTGCTCGGGCTGGAGCTCGCCTGCGCGGACTATCTGGCCGAAGTGCCGTGGATCCTGGTCGAGCGGGGTGGTGACATCTGCCATGAGCTGGAGGAGGTCGGCCGGGAGTATTCGGCCGACGCCATCGTGGTCGGCTCGACGCACGGGATCGTGGGCCGGATCTTCGGATCGGTCGCCGGCCGACTGGCCAAGCGCGCACAGCGACCGGTCGTTGTCATTCCTTGA
- a CDS encoding carbohydrate ABC transporter permease — translation MTDETAVLSPSTVGPERPAAEGGGRGRPGQVWRSRRYRWDLRWSPYAFVAPFFLFFAAFGLFPLLYTGWAALHQVELTDPDSMTWVGLRNFTRLWDDEFFWNALRNTVTIGLLSTVPQLAIALGLAHLLNYRLRGSAFFRVAVLTPYATSVAAATLVFVLLFGRDYGMVNWALSAVGFEAVDWQNGTFASQLAVSTIVIWRWTGYNALIYLAAMQAVPAELYESAALDGASRWQQFLHVTVPSLRPTIFFTCVVSTIGATQLFGEPLLFNGGAGATGGSDHQFQTLGLYLYEQGWVNLHLGRASAIAWAMFLILLLIAGAARLLRGRKDSR, via the coding sequence GTGACGGACGAGACGGCTGTTCTGTCCCCCTCCACCGTCGGCCCGGAGCGGCCGGCGGCGGAGGGGGGCGGCCGGGGCCGCCCGGGACAGGTGTGGCGCTCGCGCCGCTACCGCTGGGACCTGCGCTGGAGCCCGTACGCCTTCGTGGCGCCCTTCTTCCTCTTCTTCGCCGCCTTCGGGCTGTTCCCGCTGCTGTACACGGGCTGGGCGGCGCTGCACCAGGTGGAGCTGACCGATCCCGACAGCATGACGTGGGTGGGGCTGCGGAACTTCACCCGGCTGTGGGACGACGAGTTCTTCTGGAACGCGCTCCGCAACACGGTGACCATCGGTCTGCTGTCCACGGTGCCGCAGCTGGCGATCGCGCTGGGCCTGGCCCATCTGCTCAACTACCGGCTGCGGGGCTCCGCCTTCTTCCGGGTCGCGGTGCTCACCCCGTACGCGACCTCGGTGGCGGCGGCCACGCTCGTCTTCGTACTGCTCTTCGGCCGGGACTACGGGATGGTCAACTGGGCGCTGTCGGCGGTCGGTTTCGAGGCCGTCGACTGGCAGAACGGCACCTTCGCCTCCCAGCTCGCCGTCTCCACCATCGTGATCTGGCGGTGGACCGGCTACAACGCGCTGATCTACCTGGCGGCCATGCAGGCCGTACCGGCCGAGCTGTACGAGTCGGCCGCGCTGGACGGGGCCTCGCGCTGGCAGCAGTTCCTCCACGTGACGGTGCCCTCGCTGCGCCCGACGATCTTCTTCACCTGCGTCGTGTCGACGATCGGGGCGACCCAGCTGTTCGGCGAGCCGCTGCTGTTCAACGGCGGGGCGGGCGCGACGGGCGGCTCGGACCACCAGTTCCAGACGCTCGGGCTGTACCTGTACGAGCAGGGCTGGGTGAACCTGCACCTGGGGCGGGCCTCGGCGATCGCGTGGGCGATGTTCCTGATCCTGCTGCTGATCGCGGGTGCGGCGCGGCTGCTGCGCGGACGGAAGGACTCCCGATGA
- a CDS encoding acetate uptake transporter, translating to MDNGVSAGSTASTSTLGHIALGLTLLAFGIGHTGVIDGVSAASSVSLATYVGGLALFVLGVLEFRGGNGFNGTAFAGLGAFWFTWAAGADGKVSADAAGSFLVLFALLGLTLTVGAASGLFGQGVYGLFTLSLLLLAIGAFAGNSMLAKVAGWVAAVGGLLAWYGATAALAHWPMAFGKARSGAVAAG from the coding sequence GTGGACAATGGTGTCTCTGCGGGAAGCACGGCCTCGACTTCGACCCTCGGGCACATCGCCCTGGGTCTCACCCTTCTCGCATTCGGTATCGGCCACACCGGTGTCATCGACGGTGTGTCCGCTGCCAGCTCCGTGTCGCTCGCGACCTACGTCGGCGGTCTGGCCCTGTTCGTCCTCGGAGTCCTCGAATTCCGCGGCGGCAACGGGTTCAACGGCACGGCGTTCGCGGGACTCGGGGCCTTCTGGTTCACCTGGGCCGCGGGAGCCGACGGAAAGGTTTCGGCGGACGCCGCCGGATCGTTCCTCGTCCTGTTCGCCCTCCTCGGCCTCACCCTCACCGTGGGCGCGGCGAGCGGACTCTTCGGGCAGGGCGTGTACGGGCTGTTCACCCTCTCCCTGCTGCTGCTGGCGATAGGTGCCTTCGCCGGCAACAGCATGCTGGCCAAGGTGGCCGGCTGGGTGGCCGCGGTCGGCGGACTCCTGGCCTGGTACGGAGCCACCGCCGCCCTCGCCCACTGGCCGATGGCCTTCGGCAAGGCCCGCAGCGGCGCGGTCGCCGCGGGCTGA
- a CDS encoding ABC transporter substrate-binding protein: MRVRARSRRTLLTTVTAVGAAALLLAGCAQDPEEGPGKGTPATGKSGGAAQTTLTVGVFGAFGLQEAGLYDEYMAQNPGIRIEQTSIERNENYYPQLLTHLGTGSGLADIQAVEVNNIAEITATQADKLVDLGKAPGVDKAAYLPWKWAQGTASAAKGGATVGLGTDIGPQGICYRKDLFEAAGLPSDRAAVGALWAGDWNKYLEAGKAYKAKAGEGKAFVDSASGVMAAVTGSSAQRFYDEQGKVVYKTNPAVRGAFDLAASFATDGLSAKLQQFTPGWDQGFSNGSFATVSCPAWMLGYIQDKAGPAGKDKWDVAQAPKPSNWGGSFLVVPKAGKHAEEAAKLAAWLTAPAQQAKLFEKRGSFPSASAAYKLPAVSGAQHAYFGGAPIGEIFSKAAEGVPVTVVGPKDLVIAQNLADIGMLQVDQKGRSPQEGWEAAVKAIDNALDQ; encoded by the coding sequence ATGCGCGTCCGAGCCCGATCCCGAAGAACCCTCCTCACGACCGTCACCGCGGTGGGGGCGGCGGCCCTGCTGCTCGCGGGGTGCGCGCAGGACCCCGAGGAAGGCCCCGGCAAGGGGACCCCTGCCACCGGCAAGTCCGGCGGCGCCGCACAGACCACCCTCACCGTCGGCGTCTTCGGCGCCTTCGGGCTCCAGGAGGCCGGGCTCTACGACGAGTACATGGCGCAGAATCCCGGGATCCGCATCGAGCAGACCTCCATCGAGCGCAACGAGAACTACTACCCCCAGCTCCTCACCCACCTGGGCACGGGCAGCGGCCTCGCGGACATCCAGGCCGTCGAGGTCAACAACATCGCCGAGATCACCGCCACCCAGGCCGACAAGCTGGTGGACCTGGGCAAGGCCCCCGGCGTGGACAAGGCCGCGTACCTGCCATGGAAGTGGGCGCAGGGCACGGCGAGCGCGGCCAAGGGCGGGGCCACGGTCGGCCTCGGCACCGACATCGGCCCCCAGGGCATCTGCTACCGCAAGGACCTCTTCGAGGCGGCCGGACTGCCCAGCGACCGCGCGGCGGTCGGGGCGCTGTGGGCGGGCGACTGGAACAAGTACCTGGAGGCGGGCAAGGCCTACAAGGCGAAGGCCGGCGAGGGGAAGGCCTTCGTCGACTCTGCGTCGGGCGTGATGGCGGCAGTGACCGGCAGCAGCGCCCAGCGGTTCTACGACGAGCAGGGCAAGGTCGTCTACAAGACCAACCCGGCGGTGCGCGGGGCCTTCGACCTGGCGGCCTCCTTCGCTACCGACGGGCTGAGCGCCAAGCTCCAGCAGTTCACCCCGGGCTGGGACCAGGGCTTCTCCAACGGCTCCTTCGCCACGGTCTCCTGCCCGGCCTGGATGCTCGGCTACATCCAGGACAAGGCCGGCCCGGCGGGCAAGGACAAGTGGGACGTGGCGCAGGCGCCGAAGCCCAGCAACTGGGGCGGTTCCTTCCTGGTGGTCCCGAAGGCGGGCAAGCACGCCGAGGAGGCGGCGAAGCTGGCGGCCTGGCTGACGGCTCCGGCGCAGCAGGCGAAGCTCTTCGAGAAGCGGGGCAGTTTCCCGAGCGCGAGCGCCGCGTACAAGCTGCCGGCGGTGTCGGGTGCGCAGCACGCGTACTTCGGCGGCGCCCCGATCGGCGAGATCTTCTCGAAGGCGGCGGAGGGCGTGCCGGTGACGGTGGTCGGCCCGAAGGACCTGGTGATCGCGCAGAACCTGGCGGACATCGGGATGCTCCAGGTCGACCAGAAGGGCCGCAGCCCGCAGGAGGGCTGGGAGGCCGCGGTGAAGGCGATCGACAACGCCCTGGACCAGTGA